In one window of Electrophorus electricus isolate fEleEle1 chromosome 15, fEleEle1.pri, whole genome shotgun sequence DNA:
- the rtn4rl1b gene encoding reticulon-4 receptor-like 1b: protein MFRRGCGLEFLLVLWGLELSWSCPRHCICYSAPSTVSCQAHNFLSVPEGIPPHSERIFLQNNKIHRLLRGHFSSTTVTLWIYSNNITYIEPSTFQGFTLLEELDLGDNRYLRSLSPETFHGLGRLHALHLYRCGLNELPNNIFQGLRNLQYLYLQDNHLEYLQDDIFVDLHNLSHLFLHGNRLWSLHQNTFRGLRALDRLLLHHNQLQWVDRLAFHDLKRLTTLYLFNNSLVELAGECLATLGALEYLRLNDNPWECDCKALSLWDWLKRFRGSTSSVGCVAPPELAGKDLKQVKKEDFPNCSGSESLHQSRAKSWPGTDKVSLKQEPQPAQPPPAQPHHPHIAEQFSPVPLPQPPPAINGAQEPEATPDVVTPQRPGRSRNCTRQRTRSGKAKEPNEVHTSKEMADKEYSSPDFTGKYDPTSPDSSVTRRKHKCTPRTSVRPPSGVQQASNRGNLRRALLPVSIMVGLLVLLSTGLVLR, encoded by the exons gctgTGGGCTCGAGTTCCTACTGGTGCTCTGGGGGTTGGagctgtcctggtcctgcccaCGCCACTGCATCTGCTACTCAGCCCCCAGCACCGTCAGCTGCCAGGCCCACAATTTCCTGTCCGTCCCCGAGGGTATTCCACCACACAGCGAGCGCATCTTCCTCCAGAACAACAAGATCCACCGGCTACTGCGGGGCCACTTCAGCTCCACCACAGTCACGCTGTGGATCTACTCCAACAACATCACCTACATCGAACCCTCCACCTTTCAAGGCTTCACACTACTGGAGGAACTGGACCTGGGAGACAACCGATACCTGCGCAGCTTGTCCCCGGAGACCTTCCATGGGCTCGGACGGCTCCACGCCCTGCACCTGTACCGCTGTGGCTTGAATGAACTGCCTAACAACATCTTCCAGGGCCTTCGCAATCTGCAGTACTTGTATCTGCAA GACAACCACTTGGAGTACCTGCAGGATGACATCTTTGTGGACCTACACAACCTGAGCCACCTGTTTCTTCATGGCAACCGCTTGTGGAGCCTCCACCAGAACACCTTCCGGGGTCTGCGTGCTCTGGACAGACTGCTGCTGCACCACAACCAGCTGCAGTGGGTGGACCGCCTGGCCTTTCACGACCTAAAGCGCCTCACCACTCTCTACCTGTTCAACAACTCCCTGGTGGAGCTGGCCGGCGAGTGCCTAGCCACACTGGGCGCTTTGGAGTACCTGCGCCTCAACGACAACCCGTGGGAGTGCGACTGCAAGGCCCTGTCCCTGTGGGACTGGCTCAAACGCTTCCGTGGCTCCACGTCCTCTGTGGGTTGTGTGGCACCACCCGAACTGGCCGGCAAGGACCTGAAACAGGTGAAGAAAGAGGACTTCCCCAACTGCTCAGGGTCCGAGTCCCTGCACCAGAGCAGGGCCAAGTCGTGGCCTGGGACAGACAAGGTGTCACTGAAGCAAGAGCCCCAACCCGCTCAGCCTCCACCGGCTCAGCCGCACCACCCCCACATCGCTGAGCAGTTCTCACCTGTGCCCCTGCCCCAACCACCCCCTGCCATTAATGGGGCGCAGGAACCAGAGGCCACACCGGATGTCGTGACCCCGCAGAGGCCCGGCCGCTCACGGAACTGCACGCGTCAGCGGACCCGGAGCGGCAAAGCGAAAGAGCCCAATGAGGTGCACACGTCCAAGGAAATGGCCGACAAGGAATACTCTTCGCCCGATTTCACTGGGAAATATGACCCTACATCCCCCGACAGCTCAGTCACGCGGAGAAAGCACAAATGCACGCCCCGGACCTCTGTGCGTCCTCCCAGTGGGGTCCAGCAAGCCTCCAACAGGGGGAACCTGAGGAGGGCCCTCCTCCCGGTCTCCATTATGGTGGGACTTCTTGTGCTGCTAAGCACTGGATTGGTTCTACGCTGA